The Haliaeetus albicilla chromosome 11, bHalAlb1.1, whole genome shotgun sequence sequence TAGGTGCACTAATCTCTTCCTTAGCGTAACAAAAGGAAGACAATTAGACAAACTCATTCGAAAACATTTTAGAAGATATATTTCGGAAAGCAgtaagcaaaaaacaagtgatttTCTGCTCGTTTAGTAAAAATACCACTGACGACTAAAATTCACGTTCACTTAAACGTGACTATTATTTTGAAGATGGCTCTAAAATTATCACCACTTATAAAACGATTACCTACATCTCATGCAGAGTAAAATATACATTGCTTATATATATTAGGAAAGTAATGACAGTCGTAAGGGTAAATATTTCCGAGTACTAAGCGAACAGGGAAGAGGTTTGGAAATCTTACTTTTTGTTGGCAAGCATTCAAACTATTTGCCTTAATAACATTCTGGAAGAAATACCCCACGCCTCTGCCGGGTACCTGGGCAGATGCGTCAGCTGCTATCTGAGCACATGCAGTCtcgtattttaaaaaaaaaaaaaaaagtgcctctCCCCAGATGTACGAATTCGTGGTGCGGTATTTCTGATAAGCCATCACATTTCTTATCCGAAGCATTAtcattcggggggggggggggggggggggacacggaaGAGGTGCACCATTTATAAAAATCTATTGCAATGCATATCTTATAAAAACCTTGGGGTAGATAGTGAAACGCAAGCACTaccaaagcaaataaatttgACGCACAggacggacggacagacagCTGAATTGTGTTATGCATGGAAATATAGCCCAGACGCAACACAGCAACTACATTTCTGTTAATTAAACGTTTAACCTTGTTCTAAACGGTAGAAAACAGagggggtggaaaaaaaaaaaaaatctaaagggCCTGTAGGGTTGTTGCTGTTCAGTTTAAAAGACTAAACGCCCTTTTCCAACATGATCTACAGAAGCTGACACTTCAATGGCAAGAGAGCAAGCTCGCAAGAGTAGGCATGCTGGTGCCGAGGTTTCTGCAGTTCCCTCTCCCGAGGGAAAAGTAGTCAGTCCGGGTTTTTTGGCTGATCCTGACCAGGGTTTGCAGCTCACCAGCCTGACCTGTCAAGCGGATTATTTTAGAGGGAGATTAATAGGGGAGGCGGGCTGCAATAATAATCGTTTTGTTTGATGTGACAACTTTGATAGGCGTTGATTTACTTACAAACTGATAGGCTTTTAATTGAGCGCCTCCATCCAGCTTGAGATGAAAGGAAAACCGCATTGAAAAGCTGCCCGAGTGCCCTCGAGCCTCAATACTGATTAGCCATCTCGACAGTGAATAGTTCAAGgcattttcaaactttttttcctctctcgctcttgctctcctctcctcctcaaATATCTGCCAGCCCACtcctttttaagagaaaataaatcatttccATTGTGTGCAAATAAAATCGACTTGACATGCTTGCCAATAGCTGGTAGGTAAAGGAAAGTGTGGACTGGCACTTGTTAATTAATTCCTCCTTTGCTCTCCCTTTTTTTAAGTTACCATTTTCCTTTGTAAGAGGAGGAAGACGGGTTCCAACccttaggtttgtttttttgttgggtttgtgttttgggggtggtttgggttgggtttttttggtttttggtggtgggggtttgggggttttttttgaaggagaATAAAAGCAACAGCCACCAAAACTTCAACAAGACTACACAAGTAAATGCCAAACAGCAAACCGTCTCCACGGACTCATTAAACAAGGATCACTCGCGAAGGTAACGAGCAGGACGGAATCCCTCTTCTTCAGCTTAAGAGAGGAAAGGAGCCCGCAGcagccaaaacaaaaactaCGCACCGCTTTCAAGCTgcagccccgctgcccgcccgATCCTACGCGTGTGCATCCTGACTCGGAGACCCTCGCTGGGAATCGTTTTCTGCCTGTGTTAAGCACAGTGAATAAACTCTCATAGCTCAGAAATTCtttggagggggaagggggggggggggatgtcttGGGGCTGATTTTTTTACAAGCTTCTACATAAAAAGTTTACAGTACTGAGTGTGATTTAAATCTCATTTCAAAGGCTgagcggaaaaaaaaaaaaaaaagaaaataaaagaaaagaaaaagctgtccTCTGAAGTTACTAATTAAATTACCCTCTGATGCTTCTACTTCAGCCAGAAAGATCGGGGTTCGTGCTgttccccctctccttccccgCGCTTTTCCCGTCGGTGCGCTGCCTGTTTTACACATGTACCGGGTATCGCCTTTGCTTCTCTGGCTTACAAGTAAACCAACTCCTTCCCGAAATCATCCTCACCTCCACAAgcaaagagagagggaagggaaaatggggaggggagagcCTTCCCACAGCTGACTCTACCTTAAGACAATTAATCTTTAGTCTTTCACCCTGGGAGGCAGGATAAATACAACGAGAAAACAGATAGGAGTCTCCCCGGTCCTGTAAGGAAAACAGCTGTTCCAAGCACTTTAATGCAAATGAACACAAATGAaggtttcagcttttttttttttttttttttcttccagagttTTACTGCACTCCATTTATCAATTGGACTTgacaacaaaagaaagaactgGGGGAAAACCTGGGGCAGATTCAAGTCACTTCCACTCTATAtaaaggaagggggggagttCCTTGAGGGCAAGTTGTAGGTCTTGCCAGTCCTATTGCAATATCGGTTTTTATGCAAGATTTCTTTCTCTACACCCCCCACCCTCTTTTAATTTTCACGGTCTTGTAAGATGACCGTGGTGACTGCAAAATGAAAGTACGTTTATGACTTTCCACTGAGAAGTTGTGGCAATAAGCCCtactttcagagaaaatacagaaattaaaaagtttgttaaaattaattgtatCTTTACAGAAGGTAGAGGAGTTCCGCATATTTACCCTACTCCATACACTATATTAAAAGAGTAAAGTGGTTTTAATGAAAGACAGCAGATACACTTACTTGGCTGCAGGATTTAAAGGCTACAGCTTTACGGCGCGGAGGGAGATATCTAGGAAAACCTGCCTTATGTCTACCTCGTAAGAAGAGCAGATCATTAAAGGCTATCTGACGCATCTGTTTAGGGACTGGGGGAGATCGGTGTttcaagggaggaaaaaggactTGGTTCAGCAGATACAAACGCGAGAAAGTGAAAGTCCTTCCTCTCGCCCACCCCTTCCAGGATCAGCGCCTGTTCTGGTCGGAGTCCAGGTCAGGAATTGGACGCGACCCCTAAAGCACTTGCCTTGTTCTTCACTTGTCAAACGTGTTTTATCTCTAAGTGACCTTTTTGTTAATGTTGTAGACTGTGTGGGCCACCATGTCAGATCCGGAAACAAAAGTAAAAGATTGATTAACACATTTTGCCTGTGAAAAAATGTTATGGGATGAGGAGGTGGGGGGATAGTGGGATGCGCAgtacaaagagaaaagaaaaaggcaatcCAGGGAGAGGCAGAAGCGCTGCGGACTCCGCTCGGGGCATCCGCCGACACGGTAAAACCGCGGTTCAGGGCACAGGACTCGGTACGCTTCGGGAGCGCACAGACACAAAGCAGGATGTATATACCGCCCGGGTGGATACCGTGTGCATACCCACGAGGTTCTcagcacagcccagctgaaATCAAACACAAACGGTGAACCGATATTCTCGCTAAGGCGAGGGGCCGCCTCCCCAGGCCCCCGGTGCCGGCGACCGGGCCAGACCGGCGGGTGCAGGGACGAAGGGCTCTTTTTCGAAGGGGACGcggaaggaaggggaagaaaagcccGACAGCCTtccccggccccgcgccgcgCTGCCCTGCGTCCGCACAGGGCCGGGGAGGGCTGCCGGGTGCTGGCGCACAAATCGAGTTTACTCGAAGCATTTATTCCGTAAATTGAATGGCTTTTTCTCCTAAGGAGCCCGTCTCTCCCTCTGTttgccttcctccctctctctccttcccccttcaaGTCACACCAGGCTTGTAATCAGCAACAAAAGCTGACATAAATCAAGGGCGGATTGACAGGGGCTGACAAATAACTGATTGATTGCGGTTGGGGAGCACTGACAATTGACGGCGGGGCGGAGAGACCCGaaaggcggcggcgggcggtgcGTGACAGCCCCGCGTGTGACGACCGGCCTCCCCCAAtcccgccgccctccccgcgccgccgcAAGCCGCGCCGCAGCGCCCCggctcccgcccgccgcgggcGGCGACGTGCAGGCCGGCGCTCTGCAGGTTCTCGTCCGAGCCTACCCCCGCGTTGTGGGGCGGGAGGGGCGGGAAAAGCGCCCCGCGCCCTTCTCCGGGGCCTGGAGAGGACGCGGGGCGGCAGCGGCCGAGCACACGGAGCTGTCCCGGCGGGCTtgccccggggcgggcggggggcgcgggCTGGGCCTGTAAGCGCCGTGCGTGGCGGACGGACGGCGGCAGGCCGTGCTCAGGGGGCTGTGCGTGCAGCGGAGCTGCGctcccggcggggggggggcaggggggaacgGCGGAGCCCCGCGGCTGGCCCCCCTTCGGCAGGCGCGGCGCCCCTAGCGCCACGGCCGCCCTCGCTGCTGCCGGGCTATCCACGCtggctgcagaggaagaaaaacgtTGGCAGCGCGTGATGTGAAACACAGAATTAACGCCCAGCCCGTCCTAGGAGCGAAAacaaggaaggaggggaggggagagggaaggcggacgagaaaaggaagggaaaaaaaaaaaccgagAGAccattaaaaacagagaaaaaaagccccagaaAAGGGAACGTCACATCCCCTTGACCCTCCAATCACCTCGGGGTCCCATTTGATTGGAAGGCGGCAAAGGCTTTAATCTCAGACTAATTCAGCTGCTTTTGAAGTGAGTTTCTTTGCCAGATCCCGGGCTGGATGGGCAGCGGCTCGCATCACAGCTGAGCGGCGGAGGCGagcgctccgctccgcgccgcaCCGCGCCAGCCGGGGCAGCCGAGAGCGGCCGAGGGGGACAGCGGCACACGCTCGCAGCCTccacccccgcccccagcacagcccaagGATTACTcggctttttttcctcttctttttctccgGCCggcttcccctttccctccccctccccacccacgCCCTCCCCGCCAGAGAGAGCCACGGgacattttatgtttgttttcctgctcGGGGGgcgtgtgggttttttccctcctcgCCCGCAGAAAGCGAGCGAGCGTTTCCGAGTGCGAGCGGCGCCACTTGCCCCAGTTTTCATGCGAGGTTTTGGGTCATGATCACATCGCCCTCGCTTTCTGCTATAAGAAGTAGTAAGCGCAGCAGCAGCCTCAGCGAGCCCGGAGGCAGCCCCCGCCGCAGCCGCAGCGCCGCCGACCTCGCCGGGCCGAACGGGCACGCTGGGAATAACGGcagcagcgccgccgccgccaagCCCTGCTTCCACGCCGTCCCCCCCTCGGACCCGCTACGCCAAGCCAACCGCCTTCCCATCAAAGTGTTGAAAATGCTCACTGCGCGGACTGGACACATTTTACACCCCGAATACCTGCAGCCTTTACCCTCCACGCCCGTCAGCCCCATCGAGGTAAGGACCTCggagccggccccggccctttctcccctccctgcccgggCGCTCGCTCTGCATGGCGGCTCCGCCAGCCTCCCTCGGCACTTTCCTGCGCTCTGAAATGCGGTTACACCAGGAAACGGGCTGCTTTTGATCAGAGTTAGTGCGAGGAACCGCTCCTGGTTATTGTTTCCACGTTTACTGGGACGTTTTCTAATTCCTGTgtaaattaacttttaatttttgctctttttagcttttttttttttgagaggagGGGTGACTGGAAGGCAGCGACCTGCTCTGGGGTCACGATCCGGCCACGCAGCTAAGCAGCGCTCCGAGTGCCAAACAACCTCGCTTTTGCAGGGAGCGTTTAGATgagtggggggaggaggaggaaagggggggggcgCGGAGAGGGTCAGGGTCAGGCTCAAGCGTGGGTGCGGCAGGATAACTTTCAGCTCCCCGACCGTTCCCTTTCAAGTACCGACACGCGTTTGTACTTCGGGGGCCCTATTCGCCCCGTCTCTCCTCTGTCGACGTTGTCGGTCCCCCTCTGGGTAGCTCGCTGTTTGCGGGACCGAAACTCGAAACGGCGCGGGTGATGGGCAGGGTGTGTCCGTGGGAATGAATGATTTCATTAGGGTCTCTGCGGAGCCAGGACACCCCTCTCCCCCGGCGCCCGTCTCGCCGGCTAACTCAGGCTCTGTTTATAAATAGCGTCAGCAGTCAGGGCGCAGAAATGCTGCAGTCGTTATAGTTCACGGGCGGGTTTGTGCGCCTGCACGGCCGGAGCGGCGGGGAAACAAACGCCGAGGCGTCGAGCTCCGCGCTGCCCGGGCCGCTGCCGGGGAAACAGCGGGCGCTGAAGGCGGCCGCGGTGGGCTCGCAGGGGTATAAAAATCCCCAGCCCTTTATAAAGGCTTTGTGGAAAATGGTGCatgcaggggagggggctgtcaGGGTGATGAATGCGCACAAAATTGTTCATTAGTTGCATTACGCTGCAGAAACGTACGGGACAAGCGTCTGAGCTAAGCCCCGGGGTTTTTCTTAGACCCCGATTAAACCTCTGTCTTTGTGTGTCCTTCTGATTTCCGCAGCTGGACGCGAAGAAGAGTCCCCTGGCCCTTTTGGCACAAACTTGTTCGCAGATAGGGAAGCCGGACCCGTCCCCTTCCTCCAAACTCTCCTCGGTCACCTCCAATGGCTCCGGAGGCGACAAGGACTCCAAGTCGGGCCCCTTGAAGCTCAGCGACATCGGCGTGGAGGACAAGTCGAGCTTCAAGCCATACTCCAAGCCGGGCGCGGAGAAGAAGGAGCCGGGGGCGGCGAGCTGCGCGGgcgcccccgccgcgggggtCGCGGCCGGGGAGAAGTCGGGATTCCGGGTGCCGAGCGCCACCTGCCAGCCGTTCACCCCAAGGACAGGCAGCCCTAACTCCAGCGCCTCCGCCTGCTCGCCGGGGCTGCTGCCGGCCGAGGGCAAAGGCGGGGAGGACAAGAAGGACTCGGAGGGCTGCGGAAAGAGCGGCAGCTCCGGCTCGGAGGGAGGCCCGGGCACCACCAGCATCAGCCACAGCCGGATTAGCGTGAGCTGTGCCGGGATTAACGTGGAGGTCAACCAGCACCAGGAGAGCACGCCGGGCTCCAAGCCCATCGCCTCGGACTccgcctcctcctgcagcagcaccaccGCCACCTCCTCCACCTCCGTCCTGGGCTCCGGCCTCGTGGCCCCCGTCTCCCCTTACAAGCCGGGCCAGACtgtcttccccctgcccccggCGGGCATGAGCTACCCGGGGACACTGGCTGGAGCCTATGCCGGCTATCCGCCCCAGTTCCTGCCGCACGGAGTGACGCTGGACCCCACCAAAT is a genomic window containing:
- the ZNF503 gene encoding zinc finger protein 503, with the protein product MITSPSLSAIRSSKRSSSLSEPGGSPRRSRSAADLAGPNGHAGNNGSSAAAAKPCFHAVPPSDPLRQANRLPIKVLKMLTARTGHILHPEYLQPLPSTPVSPIELDAKKSPLALLAQTCSQIGKPDPSPSSKLSSVTSNGSGGDKDSKSGPLKLSDIGVEDKSSFKPYSKPGAEKKEPGAASCAGAPAAGVAAGEKSGFRVPSATCQPFTPRTGSPNSSASACSPGLLPAEGKGGEDKKDSEGCGKSGSSGSEGGPGTTSISHSRISVSCAGINVEVNQHQESTPGSKPIASDSASSCSSTTATSSTSVLGSGLVAPVSPYKPGQTVFPLPPAGMSYPGTLAGAYAGYPPQFLPHGVTLDPTKSSSLVGAQLAAASSLGCSKPAGSSPLAGASPPSVMTASLCRDPYCLSYHCASHLAGAAGASCAHDQALKSGYPLVYPTHPLHSVHSSLTGATPPSLAGHPLYPYGFMLPNDPQPHICNWVSANGPCDKRFATSEELLSHLRTHTAFPGTDKLLSSYPSSSSLASAAAAAMACHMHIPTTGAPGSPGTLALRSPHHALGLGSRYHPYSKSPLPTPGAPVPVPAATGPYYSPYALYGQRLTTASALGYQ